In Phacochoerus africanus isolate WHEZ1 chromosome 1, ROS_Pafr_v1, whole genome shotgun sequence, the following are encoded in one genomic region:
- the STC2 gene encoding stanniocalcin-2: protein MCAERLGQFVTLALLLATFDPARGTEATNPPESPQDRGSQQKGRLSLQNTAEIQHCLVNAGDVGCGVFECFENNSCEIRGLHGICMTFLHNAGKFDAQGKSFIKDALKCKAHALRHRFGCISRKCPAIKEMVFQLQRECYLKHDLCSAAQENTRVMVEMIHFKDLLLHEPYVDLVNLLLTCGEEVKEAITHSVQAQCEQNWGSLCSILSFCTSAIQRPPTAPPEHPPQGDRAKPSRAHGEAGHPLSEPSSRETGRGAKGERASKSHPIAHARGRAAGHGAQGTSGSSEWEDEQSEYSDIRR from the exons ATGTGTGCCGAGCGGCTGGGCCAGTTCGTGACCCTAGCTTTGCTGTTAGCTACCTTCGACCCGGCGCGAGGGACCGAGGCCACCAATCCGCCCGAAAGTCCCCAAGACCGGGGCTCCCAGCAGAAGGGCCGTCTGTCCTTGCAGAACACAG CGGAAATCCAGCACTGTTTGGTCAACGCTGGCGATGTGGGCTGTGGCGTGTTTGAATGTTTCGAGAACAACTCTTGTGAGATTCGGGGCTTACATGGGATTTGCATGACTTTTCTGCACAACGCTGGAAAATTTGATGCCCAG GGCAAGTCATTCATCAAAGATGCCCTGAAGTGTAAGGCCCACGCGTTGCGGCACCGATTCGGCTGCATAAGCCGCAAGTGTCCGGCCATCAAGGAGATGGTGTTCCAGTTACAGCGGGAATGCTACCTCAAACACGACCTGTGCTCGGCCGCCCAGGAGAACACCCGGGTCATGGTGGAGATGATACACTTCAAGGACTTGCTGCTGCACGA ACCCTACGTGGACCTGGTGAACCTGCTGCTGACCTGTGGGGAGGAGGTGAAGGAGGCCATTACCCACAGCGTCCAGGCTCAGTGCGAGCAGAACTGGGGAAGCCTGTGCTCCATCTTGAGCTTCTGCACCTCGGCCATCCAGAGGCCCCCCACGGCGCCTCCTGAGCACCCGCCCCAGGGCGACAGAGCCAAGCCCTCCAGGGCCCACGGGGAAGCAGGTCACCCCCTCTCAGAGCCCAGCAGTCGGGAGACTGGCCGAGGCGCCAAGGGCGAGCGAGCTAGCAAGAGCCACCCAATCGCCCACGCCCGGGGCAGAGCGGCTGGCCACGGGGCCCAGGGGACTTCTGGAAGCAGCGAGTGGGAGGATGAACAGTCTGAGTATTCCGACATCCGGAGGTGA